One Pseudonocardia abyssalis DNA segment encodes these proteins:
- a CDS encoding GntR family transcriptional regulator: MTSSEGGDRRPASERLADELRVSIESGELAAGAKLPSERELAEFHGIARNTARQAIRLLAESGLVIAEHGRGVFVRPAISVIRLGNDRYSPRYRDTGLSPFLLECAKQGKAGRFEVLSVERVTPPADVAARLKISPDTPSALRRENVFWADADPVQRVTTWLPWALADSTALLRDEVGHPFGIHGILEERGHLMARIHDEISARMPTPDEREHLQLSPGVPVLDVLHTSIDTEGEPYELTRFVMRADLSGLRYDAPVE, encoded by the coding sequence ATGACTTCTTCCGAGGGCGGCGACCGTCGTCCGGCCAGCGAGCGCCTGGCCGATGAGCTGCGCGTTTCCATCGAGTCCGGCGAGCTCGCGGCCGGCGCGAAGCTGCCCTCGGAACGCGAGCTCGCCGAGTTCCACGGCATCGCGCGCAACACCGCCCGCCAGGCCATCCGGCTACTCGCCGAGAGCGGGCTAGTCATCGCCGAGCACGGCCGCGGGGTGTTCGTGCGGCCGGCCATCTCCGTGATCCGCCTCGGGAACGACCGCTACAGCCCCCGCTACCGCGACACCGGCCTGTCGCCGTTCCTGCTGGAGTGCGCGAAGCAGGGCAAGGCCGGCCGGTTCGAGGTGCTGTCCGTCGAGCGGGTCACCCCGCCGGCCGACGTCGCCGCACGGTTGAAGATCTCCCCCGACACCCCGTCGGCCCTGCGCCGCGAGAACGTGTTCTGGGCCGACGCCGACCCGGTCCAACGGGTCACGACGTGGCTGCCGTGGGCACTCGCCGACAGCACCGCGCTCCTGCGCGACGAGGTGGGACACCCGTTCGGCATCCACGGGATCTTGGAGGAACGCGGGCACCTAATGGCCCGCATCCACGACGAGATCAGCGCCCGGATGCCCACCCCCGACGAGCGGGAGCACCTACAGCTCTCCCCCGGCGTCCCAGTGCTCGACGTCCTACACACCAGCATCGACACCGAGGGCGAGCCCTACGAGCTGACGCGGTTCGTCATGCGCGCCGATCTGTCGGGACTGCGCTACGACGCCCCCGTCGAATAG
- a CDS encoding plasmid replication, integration and excision activator, whose amino-acid sequence MSASNQRLPIPHEQIFPHGCYLVTDVEPMRDFDKSTRENFVQALDKVTGLRLWSAMAHDADPDVRKTEKTFEIKFMGEVQPVPPPTVPGTPFRPVEFDGLTVTPYIDDKACKPARPGEQHRCRARIAYSLRAIGMRAPRPAGKAGHSDAA is encoded by the coding sequence GTGTCTGCCAGCAACCAGCGCCTTCCCATCCCGCACGAGCAGATCTTCCCGCACGGCTGCTACCTCGTCACCGACGTCGAGCCGATGCGCGACTTCGACAAGTCCACCCGCGAGAACTTCGTCCAGGCCCTCGACAAGGTCACCGGCCTGCGCCTGTGGTCGGCGATGGCCCACGACGCCGACCCGGACGTCCGTAAGACCGAGAAGACCTTCGAGATCAAGTTCATGGGCGAGGTCCAGCCGGTGCCTCCGCCGACCGTGCCCGGCACGCCGTTCCGGCCGGTCGAGTTCGACGGCCTGACCGTGACGCCCTACATCGACGACAAGGCGTGCAAGCCGGCCCGGCCGGGGGAGCAGCACCGCTGCCGCGCCCGGATCGCCTACAGCCTGCGTGCGATCGGCATGCGCGCCCCGCGCCCGGCCGGGAAGGCGGGTCACAGCGATGCTGCGTGA
- a CDS encoding FtsK/SpoIIIE domain-containing protein: MRAIRRRFRPRACPIDLAPTSIWDPIRLGIDENACPVDITLIYRNILLAGEPGAGKSGGLNRITAHAALATDCRLWLMDGKRVELGLWRRATDRFVGPDLAEAIDALGELQAEMDRRYDQLDADSARQIERNDWTDAIMLVIDELAYYSATAGDKKQRDQFSLLLRDIVARGRAAGIIAVAATQRPSHDIIPVSLRDLFGYRLAFRCTTETSSDIILGHGWHTRGFDASTIDPEDRGVGWLLAEGGIPRRMRCTWLTDADIASVVAAVTS, from the coding sequence ATGCGCGCCATCCGCCGCCGATTCCGCCCGCGCGCCTGCCCGATCGACCTCGCGCCCACCTCGATCTGGGACCCGATCCGGCTCGGGATCGACGAGAACGCCTGCCCCGTCGACATCACGCTCATCTACCGCAACATCCTGCTGGCCGGGGAGCCCGGCGCCGGCAAGTCCGGCGGGCTGAACCGGATCACCGCACACGCCGCCCTCGCGACCGACTGCCGGCTGTGGCTGATGGACGGCAAGCGCGTCGAACTCGGCCTCTGGCGACGCGCCACCGACCGGTTCGTCGGCCCCGACCTCGCCGAGGCCATCGACGCGCTCGGGGAGCTGCAGGCCGAGATGGACCGCCGCTACGACCAGCTCGACGCCGACAGCGCACGGCAGATCGAGCGCAACGACTGGACCGACGCGATCATGCTCGTGATCGACGAACTCGCCTACTACTCGGCCACGGCGGGGGACAAGAAGCAGCGCGACCAGTTCTCGCTGCTGCTGCGCGACATCGTCGCCCGCGGCCGCGCCGCCGGCATCATCGCCGTGGCCGCCACCCAGCGCCCCAGCCACGACATCATCCCGGTCTCCTTGCGGGACCTGTTCGGCTACCGGCTCGCGTTCCGCTGCACCACCGAGACCAGCTCGGACATCATCCTCGGCCACGGCTGGCACACCCGCGGCTTCGACGCCTCCACAATCGACCCGGAGGACCGCGGCGTCGGCTGGCTGCTCGCCGAGGGCGGCATCCCGCGCCGGATGCGCTGCACCTGGCTCACCGACGCCGACATCGCGTCCGTCGTCGCGGCGGTGACCTCGTGA
- a CDS encoding replication initiator, which translates to MTPPVKIVAPLARELAEAAATEVGACLRPLAVRRIDTQTGARMAVPIPCGATRASKCPPCAERARRLRMWQAQEGWHLDTDPEIVTAEPTAEQLAVIGYRADLESARAAALAENDTAAVTDLDRAIGDADDMVRAAGARGSTRPPGERKPRRVRSTRRRQDAPNLPRLPVAARTVGRTFDTPDGRRYRPSTFLTLTLPSYGRVYSDGSPVDPDRYDYRRAARDAIHFGDLVDRFWQNLRRAVGWNVQYFAAVEPQRRGAPHLHAAVRGTIPRKLLRQVAAATYHQVWWPAHDEPTYSPDRPPIWDETREIPCYIDPDTGRPLRAWDDVLDELARDKAAPPAHVVQFGSQVDVQGVLGDTEQAGQCLRYLVKYLTKSLDECHEPDSTSAIAHVDRLADALRYEPCSPTCANWLLYGVAPENAKAGLVPGLCKGKAHKRENLGYGGRRCLVSRKWAGRNLTEHRTERREHVLRTLGVVGAAVEQSTPDGERERYTWEPIRPTDPDQPDRLELLLRLISERKRWREQYECARDQVAELPATDDQPAA; encoded by the coding sequence ATGACCCCACCCGTGAAGATCGTCGCCCCGCTCGCCCGGGAGCTGGCCGAGGCCGCCGCCACCGAGGTCGGCGCCTGCCTCCGCCCGCTCGCCGTCCGCCGGATCGACACCCAGACCGGCGCCCGCATGGCCGTCCCGATCCCGTGCGGCGCGACCCGGGCCAGTAAGTGCCCGCCGTGCGCCGAGCGCGCCCGCCGGCTGCGGATGTGGCAGGCGCAGGAGGGATGGCACCTCGACACCGACCCGGAGATCGTCACCGCCGAACCGACCGCCGAGCAGCTCGCCGTGATCGGCTACCGGGCCGACCTTGAGTCCGCCCGCGCCGCCGCGCTCGCCGAGAACGACACCGCCGCCGTGACCGACCTGGACCGCGCCATCGGCGACGCCGACGACATGGTCCGGGCGGCCGGCGCCCGCGGCAGCACCCGCCCACCGGGGGAGCGCAAGCCCCGTCGCGTCCGCTCCACGCGCCGCCGGCAGGACGCACCGAACCTGCCCCGGCTGCCCGTCGCCGCCCGCACCGTCGGCCGGACCTTCGACACCCCCGACGGCCGGCGCTACCGGCCCTCGACGTTCCTGACCCTCACCCTGCCCTCCTACGGCCGGGTCTACTCCGACGGCTCACCCGTCGACCCCGACCGCTACGACTATCGCCGCGCGGCCCGCGACGCGATCCACTTCGGCGACCTCGTGGACCGGTTCTGGCAGAACCTGCGCCGCGCCGTCGGGTGGAACGTGCAGTACTTCGCCGCCGTCGAACCGCAGCGCCGGGGCGCCCCGCACCTGCACGCCGCCGTCCGCGGCACCATCCCGCGCAAGCTCCTGCGCCAGGTCGCCGCCGCCACCTACCACCAGGTCTGGTGGCCGGCGCACGACGAACCCACCTACTCACCCGACCGGCCGCCGATCTGGGACGAGACCCGCGAGATCCCCTGCTACATCGACCCCGACACCGGCCGGCCACTGCGCGCCTGGGACGACGTCCTCGACGAGCTCGCGAGGGACAAGGCCGCGCCGCCCGCACACGTGGTCCAGTTCGGCAGCCAGGTCGACGTGCAAGGCGTCCTCGGCGACACCGAGCAGGCCGGCCAATGCCTGCGCTACCTCGTGAAGTACCTGACCAAGTCCCTCGACGAGTGCCACGAACCCGACTCCACCTCCGCGATCGCGCACGTCGACCGGCTCGCCGACGCGCTGCGCTACGAACCGTGCTCGCCCACCTGCGCCAACTGGCTGCTCTACGGCGTCGCACCCGAGAACGCGAAAGCCGGTCTCGTGCCCGGGCTGTGCAAGGGCAAGGCGCACAAGCGCGAGAACCTCGGCTACGGCGGCCGGCGCTGCCTGGTCTCGCGCAAGTGGGCTGGGCGCAACCTCACCGAGCACCGCACCGAACGCCGCGAGCACGTGCTCCGCACCCTAGGTGTCGTCGGCGCTGCGGTCGAACAGTCGACACCGGACGGAGAGCGGGAGCGCTACACCTGGGAGCCGATCCGGCCCACCGACCCCGACCAGCCCGACCGGCTCGAACTGCTGCTCCGGCTGATCTCCGAACGCAAGCGATGGCGCGAGCAGTACGAATGCGCCCGCGACCAGGTCGCCGAGCTTCCGGCAACCGACGATCAACCGGCGGCGTAG